In Chlamydia serpentis, the following are encoded in one genomic region:
- the mnmG gene encoding tRNA uridine-5-carboxymethylaminomethyl(34) synthesis enzyme MnmG: MWTHPITYDVIVVGAGHAGCEAAYCSASMGASVLMLTSNLDTIAKLSCNPAIGGIGKGHIVREIDALGGVMAQVTDQSGIQFRILNQTKGPAVRAPRAQVDKQFYHIHMKRLLEEVPGLHIMQGTVESLLEKEGVITGVTTKEGLVYLGKTVVLSSGTFMRGLIHIGDRNFSGGRLGDPASIGLSEDLKKRGFPISRLKTGTPPRLLASSIDFSGMEEQPGDEGVCFVHRNQPFSPPLPQVSCFITHTTAKTKEIIAENLHRSALYGGLIQGTGPRYCPSIEDKVVKFSDKERHHIFLEPEGIHTQEVYVNGLSTSMPFDVQYDMIHSVLGLENAIITRPAYAIEYDYIHGNVIHSTLESKLIEGLFLCGQINGTTGYEEAAAQGLVAGINAVNKVFNKQPFIPSRQESYIGVMLDDLTTQILDEPYRMFTGRAEHRLLLRQDNACARLSHYGYELGLLSKERYQLIKEQNQILQEEKVRLQKTFKKYGDSVVSLAKVLCRPEVSYDVLRETFPDDVRDLGVILNASLEMEIKYSGYIDRQKILIENLEKAESLLIPENLDYKKITALSLEAKEKLAKFTPRTLGSASRISGIASADIQVLMVALKKHAHP, encoded by the coding sequence ATGTGGACTCACCCAATTACTTATGATGTGATTGTAGTGGGAGCTGGACATGCAGGTTGTGAAGCGGCATATTGTTCTGCAAGTATGGGCGCTTCCGTTCTTATGCTCACTTCCAATTTGGATACTATTGCTAAATTAAGTTGTAATCCTGCTATTGGCGGCATTGGTAAAGGGCATATTGTTCGAGAGATCGATGCTCTTGGTGGTGTTATGGCGCAAGTTACAGATCAATCTGGAATACAATTTCGTATTCTCAACCAGACTAAAGGACCCGCCGTCAGAGCTCCACGAGCTCAGGTAGACAAGCAATTTTATCATATCCATATGAAGCGTCTTTTGGAAGAAGTTCCGGGCCTTCATATTATGCAAGGGACCGTAGAGTCTCTATTAGAGAAAGAAGGCGTTATCACTGGAGTGACTACCAAGGAAGGGTTAGTTTACTTAGGAAAAACAGTTGTCCTTTCTTCTGGTACGTTTATGCGTGGCCTCATTCATATTGGAGATCGTAATTTTTCTGGAGGACGTTTAGGAGATCCTGCATCGATCGGTTTATCCGAGGATCTTAAAAAGCGTGGTTTTCCTATAAGCAGACTCAAGACGGGTACCCCGCCCCGCCTTTTAGCTTCTTCTATAGATTTTTCTGGGATGGAAGAACAACCTGGAGACGAGGGAGTTTGCTTTGTACATAGGAATCAGCCCTTTTCCCCTCCCTTGCCCCAAGTTTCTTGTTTCATTACCCATACAACAGCAAAAACTAAAGAAATCATTGCAGAAAATTTACATCGTTCTGCCCTTTACGGAGGTCTCATTCAAGGTACAGGTCCTCGCTATTGTCCTTCTATAGAAGATAAGGTCGTAAAGTTCTCAGATAAAGAACGCCATCACATTTTCCTAGAACCAGAAGGTATTCATACTCAAGAGGTCTATGTTAATGGATTATCAACTTCTATGCCTTTTGATGTGCAATATGATATGATTCACTCTGTACTTGGGCTAGAAAATGCAATTATCACCCGGCCAGCGTATGCCATAGAATATGATTATATTCACGGCAACGTAATTCATTCTACTTTAGAAAGTAAGCTCATAGAGGGTCTTTTTTTATGTGGGCAGATTAATGGTACCACAGGTTATGAAGAAGCTGCTGCTCAAGGGTTAGTTGCAGGAATTAACGCTGTAAATAAAGTTTTCAATAAACAACCGTTTATCCCTTCACGTCAAGAATCTTATATTGGTGTGATGTTGGATGATCTGACCACTCAGATTCTGGATGAACCTTATCGTATGTTTACGGGAAGAGCTGAGCATCGTCTCTTATTAAGACAAGACAATGCATGTGCTCGTTTATCCCACTACGGCTATGAACTAGGATTACTATCAAAGGAACGTTATCAGCTTATCAAAGAACAAAATCAGATATTACAAGAAGAAAAAGTACGTCTCCAAAAGACATTTAAAAAGTATGGTGACTCTGTAGTATCTCTAGCAAAAGTCCTCTGTCGTCCCGAAGTTTCTTATGATGTTCTTAGGGAAACGTTTCCTGATGATGTTCGTGACTTAGGAGTCATTCTTAATGCCTCTCTAGAAATGGAAATTAAGTATTCTGGATACATAGATCGTCAGAAAATTCTTATCGAGAATTTAGAGAAGGCAGAATCACTGCTCATTCCTGAAAATTTAGATTACAAGAAGATAACAGCTTTGAGCTTAGAAGCTAAAGAAAAATTAGCAAAGTTCACCCCCCGAACTCTAGGTTCTGCATCGAGGATATCTGGAATAGCCTCTGCTGATATTCAAGTTTTGATGGTAGCCTTAAAAAAACATGCTCACCCCTAG
- a CDS encoding lipoate--protein ligase family protein produces the protein MLTPSCIFLDLQGYSIFQQLQIEEALLRVSNQNFCIINTGVQDSIVLGISRNLNQDVNVTRAQKNHIPIIRRYSGGGTVFIDTNTIMVSWIMNSPERFTQPQALLAWTYQIYSPFFPDTFSICENDYVLGKKKVGGNAQYIQKHRWVHHTTFLWDIDIDKLSYYLPIPQKQPDYRQQRSHAEFLTTLRPCFVSRDHFFENIKASGGLLLSWQKLRDEELQKTLAQPHRKATIVLT, from the coding sequence ATGCTCACCCCTAGTTGTATTTTTCTAGATTTACAAGGATATTCGATTTTTCAACAATTACAAATCGAAGAGGCTTTATTAAGAGTTTCGAATCAAAATTTCTGTATTATTAATACAGGTGTTCAGGATTCAATAGTTTTAGGAATTTCTCGAAATTTAAATCAAGACGTGAACGTTACTCGGGCACAAAAAAATCATATTCCTATAATACGTCGTTATAGTGGAGGAGGTACGGTATTCATAGATACTAATACTATAATGGTATCTTGGATTATGAACTCCCCAGAACGTTTTACTCAGCCTCAAGCATTATTAGCATGGACCTATCAGATCTATAGTCCATTCTTTCCTGATACGTTTTCTATTTGTGAAAACGATTATGTTCTTGGCAAGAAAAAAGTTGGCGGCAATGCACAGTACATTCAAAAACATCGCTGGGTACACCACACGACATTTTTGTGGGATATAGACATAGATAAATTGTCGTACTATTTACCGATTCCTCAAAAACAACCCGATTACCGTCAGCAACGTTCTCACGCAGAGTTTTTGACTACGTTACGTCCTTGTTTTGTTTCTCGCGATCACTTCTTTGAAAACATCAAAGCATCGGGAGGACTGTTATTGTCTTGGCAAAAACTTCGTGATGAGGAGCTACAAAAAACTCTTGCCCAGCCTCATCGTAAAGCAACTATTGTACTTACTTAA
- the ndk gene encoding nucleoside-diphosphate kinase codes for MEQTLSIIKPDSVSKAHIGEILSIFEQSGLRIAAMKMIHLSQTEAEGFYWVHRERPFFEELVSFMISGPIVVLVLEGANAVSRNRELMGATNPAEAAVGTIRAKFGESIGINAVHGSDSLENAVNEIAYFFGKIEILNAS; via the coding sequence ATGGAACAAACGCTATCTATTATTAAACCAGACTCTGTTAGCAAAGCTCATATTGGAGAAATCTTATCTATTTTTGAACAATCTGGCTTACGTATAGCAGCAATGAAAATGATACACCTATCCCAAACTGAAGCCGAAGGGTTTTATTGGGTACATAGAGAGCGTCCTTTTTTCGAAGAACTTGTTAGTTTTATGATCTCAGGACCTATTGTAGTTTTGGTATTGGAGGGAGCAAATGCAGTTTCTCGTAATCGTGAGCTTATGGGCGCTACAAACCCTGCAGAAGCTGCTGTAGGAACTATTCGCGCTAAATTTGGAGAATCTATAGGGATTAATGCTGTTCATGGATCTGACAGCTTAGAAAATGCTGTGAATGAGATCGCTTACTTTTTTGGTAAAATAGAGATTCTGAATGCCTCTTAG
- the ruvA gene encoding Holliday junction branch migration protein RuvA → MYDYIRGILTHVNTNVIVIECQGIGYHVAITERWAVECIRALHQDFLVYTHVIFRETEHLIYGFHSREERECFRILISFSGIGPKLGLAILNALPLKILCSVVRGEDIRALSSVSGIGKKTAEKLMVELKQKLPALLPLDSRLEIIRTDTDSPYIEEGIQALAALGYSKIAAERMITEAIKDLPEGSSLTDILPIALKKNFSGTNKD, encoded by the coding sequence ATGTACGACTATATTCGCGGGATACTTACTCATGTAAATACTAACGTAATTGTTATAGAATGCCAGGGCATTGGCTATCATGTTGCTATCACTGAGCGGTGGGCAGTAGAATGTATCAGAGCTTTGCATCAAGATTTTCTAGTCTATACTCATGTTATATTCCGTGAGACTGAGCATCTGATTTATGGATTTCATTCTCGAGAAGAAAGAGAGTGTTTTCGTATTTTAATTTCTTTTTCTGGAATAGGACCTAAGCTAGGCTTAGCAATTCTTAATGCCTTACCTTTAAAGATATTATGTTCAGTGGTTCGTGGTGAAGATATCCGAGCTTTATCTTCTGTATCAGGAATTGGGAAAAAAACTGCTGAAAAGCTTATGGTCGAACTTAAACAAAAATTACCCGCCCTCCTTCCTTTAGATTCTAGACTTGAAATTATTCGGACGGATACAGATTCTCCTTATATTGAAGAAGGAATACAGGCTTTAGCAGCTTTAGGCTATTCAAAAATCGCTGCTGAACGGATGATAACAGAAGCTATTAAAGATCTCCCAGAGGGATCTTCTTTAACAGATATTCTTCCTATTGCTCTTAAAAAGAATTTTTCAGGAACGAACAAGGACTAG
- the ruvC gene encoding crossover junction endodeoxyribonuclease RuvC — translation MSQLIIGVDPGTIVAGYAVVALEQRYQLRPHSYGAIHLSPKSPLPMRYRTLFEELSRILDHIQPDVMVLETQFVNKNPQSTIKLGMARGIVLLAAALRDIPIFEYAPNVAKKAVVGKGHASKRQVQIMVSKLLNLPDILDPSKEDIADAFALAICHTHILHSPLCGVR, via the coding sequence GTGTCACAATTGATTATAGGGGTAGATCCAGGCACTATAGTGGCGGGATATGCCGTTGTTGCTTTAGAACAGCGTTACCAATTGCGACCTCATAGTTACGGCGCCATTCACCTATCTCCTAAGTCGCCTCTTCCTATGCGTTACAGGACTCTCTTTGAAGAGCTCTCTAGAATATTAGATCATATACAGCCCGATGTTATGGTTTTAGAAACTCAGTTTGTAAATAAAAATCCTCAAAGCACCATAAAATTAGGGATGGCACGTGGTATTGTTTTACTAGCTGCAGCCCTACGTGATATTCCGATTTTTGAATATGCCCCGAATGTCGCAAAAAAAGCAGTAGTTGGTAAAGGTCATGCGAGTAAAAGACAAGTTCAGATAATGGTCAGTAAGCTATTGAATCTTCCTGATATTTTAGATCCCTCTAAAGAAGATATTGCTGATGCCTTTGCTCTTGCTATATGTCATACTCATATATTGCATAGTCCTCTTTGTGGAGTTAGGTAA
- the grgA gene encoding GrgA family transcription factor, with protein sequence MYFTRDPVIETVITSREGYKLSVRNTKHLSQDPFMVEAIEVISLGNICFFRNCDHSKPFLVPAGDYEIMEVRDAKINLKAVGLDRGVKIAGGREALIKLTKSTPLPVVDEKPTVDSSEEVIAPSNPTKKDKKETKKDSFKGEKWKEKKKLSRRRNHKEMAEVTGASQEILDTVQEELWEESQEHEIIEQKKFSLLPPPAKLISEVISQTVVNPVVTSADLNESLQALVDESTEVIDALLSADDALHFPETEEDASPSTSFSIEEGSSVLFLPQEEE encoded by the coding sequence TCTTTCACAAGATCCTTTTATGGTTGAAGCTATAGAGGTTATTTCCTTAGGAAATATTTGTTTTTTTAGAAACTGTGACCATAGCAAGCCCTTTCTGGTGCCTGCTGGCGATTATGAGATAATGGAAGTTCGCGATGCTAAGATCAATTTAAAAGCAGTTGGTTTGGATCGTGGAGTAAAGATTGCTGGCGGTAGGGAAGCTTTAATAAAATTAACTAAATCTACACCACTACCCGTTGTTGATGAAAAGCCTACGGTTGATAGCTCGGAAGAAGTAATAGCACCTTCTAACCCTACTAAAAAAGATAAGAAAGAAACCAAAAAGGATTCCTTTAAAGGGGAAAAGTGGAAAGAAAAGAAAAAGCTAAGTCGTCGCAGAAATCATAAAGAAATGGCTGAAGTAACTGGAGCATCGCAAGAGATTTTAGACACTGTTCAAGAAGAACTTTGGGAAGAATCTCAGGAGCACGAGATTATTGAGCAAAAGAAATTTTCTTTGCTTCCTCCCCCAGCAAAATTGATATCAGAAGTTATTTCTCAAACTGTTGTCAATCCAGTAGTAACTTCTGCAGATCTTAATGAATCGTTACAAGCTTTAGTTGATGAGAGTACCGAAGTCATAGATGCTTTGTTGTCTGCTGATGATGCCTTGCATTTTCCTGAGACAGAAGAAGATGCATCCCCCTCAACTTCTTTTTCAATTGAAGAAGGTTCTTCGGTACTGTTCTTACCTCAAGAAGAAGAATAG